Proteins encoded within one genomic window of Stigmatopora argus isolate UIUO_Sarg chromosome 21, RoL_Sarg_1.0, whole genome shotgun sequence:
- the txnipa gene encoding thioredoxin interacting protein a, with amino-acid sequence MVAMLKRVKLFQIVLSDTKTFYCGGDTLSGRVEVEVNEVTRVSAIRLLGLGCAKVEYAKGKQRCRQEAEYLRHEAVLSLQDQPTDSDGSFVLRPGNKYDYNFSFELPQHGKLVSSYKGKFGYVHYFVKAKLERPQQPTIECKKHFEVEEPLDVNTPDLLCPTGGMKEKKVTCMFIPDGQVSLNAKIDRRGFCEGEDICINAKFENTCSRIVVPKAAIIAKHTYQANGRTKVFRQKLSSVRGNHIISGMCDAWQGKSIRVPKIKPSKLDCDFIRMEYALMIYVHIPGSEKLILELPLVIGTAGLGSRSSSVSSQEGSVSWVSLNMPELPSYNDITRDIRMDQPLTPLLDSFDGDDSPIFMNPPTFCFPPPPVYSETEEEFNLNAHMLPVC; translated from the exons ATGGTGGCGATGCTGAAGCGAGTGAAATTGTTCCAGATTGTTTTGTCTGACACAAAGACTTTTTATTGCGGCGGGGACACGCTGTCCGGTCGAGTAGAAGTGGAAGTGAACGAAGTGACCCGAGTGTCCGCAATTAGGCTGCTCGGTTTGGGATGCGCCAAAGTGGAATACGCTAAAGGGAAGCAACGTTGTCGACAGGAGGCCGAATACCTCAGACATGAAGCAGTTTTATCTCTTCAGGATCAACCTACAG aCTCTGATGGCTCCTTTGTTTTGAGACCTGGGAACAAATATGATTACAACTTCAGTTTCGAGCTCCCCCAACACGG GAAACTTGTGTCATCTTACAAAGGAAAGTTTGGCTATGTCCACTATTTTGTAAAGGCTAAACTGGAAAGACCTCAGCAGCCCACTATTGAATGCAAGAAACACTTTGAAGTAGAAGAACCCCTCGATGTCAACACACCAGACCTGCTG TGTCCCACCGGTGGTATGAAAGAGAAGAAAGTCACCTGCATGTTCATCCCAGACGGTCAGGTGTCGCTCAATGCCAAAATAGACCGACGCGGGTTCTGCGAGGGCGAGGACATTTGCATCAATGCCAAGTTCGAGAACACGTGCTCGCGTATCGTGGTTCCCAAGGCCGCCATCATCGCCAAGCACACTTACCAGGCCAATGGCCGGACCAAAGTCTTCCGCCAGAAGCTCTCGTCGGTACGAGGGAATCACATCATCTCAGGAATGTGCGACGCCTGGCAGGGTAAAAGCATCCGAGTTCCAAAGATCAAGCCATCAAAACTGGACTGTGACTTCATCCGGATGGAGTACGCATTAATG attTATGTCCACATCCCCGGGAGTGAAAAGCTAATCCTGGAGTTGCCATTGGTTATCGGGACCGCCGGTTTGGGCAGCCGTAGCAGCAGCGTCAGCAGCCAGGAAGGTTCAGTAAGCTGGGTATCACTCAACATGCCCGAGCTTCCCAGCTACAACGACATCACCCGCGACATCCGAATGGATCAGCCGCTCACGCCGCTCCTCGATTCTTTTGACGGCGACGACAGCCCGATCTTCATGAACCCGCCCACGTTCTGTTTCCCGCCTCCTCCCGTTTACTCAGAG ACGGAGGAAGAGTTCAACCTGAATGCTCACATGTTGCCAGTGTGTTGa